A region of Nitrospiria bacterium DNA encodes the following proteins:
- a CDS encoding ParB N-terminal domain-containing protein, producing MSEAKSKTTRKSGAGKRRKKPAGVSAGLIAADLLAAAPPEKVAALNRQIEADGGKPLAAYREPYGGNWLVLAALPIETVEPTPFQRNISEMHVRKLENVIGKIGRFLDPIIAVRNAADGAAKYWTPNGNHRLSAMRTLGAKSIVAIIVPEEKAAYQILALNTEKAHNLREKALEVVRMYKELARLDDGLEEAYALEFEEPGFITLGFCYEDRPRFSGGAYNPILRRVEGFLKKPIRAAMDVRRDRARRLMELDDAVIKQVEALKSRGLASPYLKSFVVARINPIRFRPKEAEPLGFDEVIERMTKTVVKFDPAKITMDDLARSGGPADETE from the coding sequence ATGTCCGAAGCGAAATCCAAGACGACGCGCAAATCCGGCGCCGGAAAACGGCGGAAGAAACCGGCCGGCGTCTCGGCCGGCCTCATCGCGGCCGATCTGCTGGCCGCGGCCCCGCCGGAGAAGGTCGCGGCGCTCAATCGCCAGATCGAAGCCGACGGCGGAAAACCCCTGGCCGCCTACCGCGAGCCGTACGGGGGAAACTGGCTGGTGCTCGCCGCCCTGCCGATCGAAACCGTCGAGCCGACGCCCTTTCAGCGGAACATCTCGGAAATGCACGTCCGGAAACTCGAGAACGTGATCGGAAAGATCGGCCGCTTTCTCGACCCGATCATCGCGGTCAGGAACGCCGCCGACGGCGCCGCGAAGTACTGGACGCCCAACGGCAACCACCGTCTTTCGGCGATGCGGACCCTCGGCGCGAAGAGCATCGTCGCGATCATCGTGCCGGAGGAAAAAGCGGCCTACCAGATCCTCGCGCTCAACACCGAAAAAGCGCACAACCTTCGGGAGAAGGCCCTGGAGGTCGTCCGGATGTACAAGGAGCTGGCCCGTTTGGACGACGGGCTTGAAGAGGCGTACGCCCTCGAGTTCGAAGAACCGGGCTTCATCACGCTGGGATTCTGTTACGAAGACCGGCCCCGATTTTCGGGCGGGGCCTACAACCCGATCCTCCGGCGGGTGGAAGGCTTCTTGAAGAAACCGATCCGCGCGGCGATGGACGTTCGAAGGGACCGGGCCCGGCGCCTGATGGAACTGGACGACGCCGTGATCAAACAGGTCGAGGCCCTGAAGTCCCGCGGCCTGGCCAGCCCTTATCTGAAAAGCTTCGTCGTCGCACGGATCAACCCGATCCGGTTCCGCCCCAAGGAGGCCGAGCCGCTCGGCTTCGACGAGGTGATCGAACGCATGACCAAGACCGTCGTCAAGTTCGATCCGGCGAAGATCACCATGGACGACCTCGCGCGCTCCGGCGGCCCGGCGGACGAAACGGAATGA
- a CDS encoding DNA-3-methyladenine glycosylase I, whose product MPRPSSLIRCPWPTAGDPLYLAYHDEEWGVPVHDDRKIYEFLVLEVFQAGLSWRTVLYKRENFRKAFAGFDYRKVARFGRRDVSRLLKDVGIIRNRLKIEATIHNAQRFLEVRREHGSFAKYMWSWVDHKPVLHRFRTLNDYPPYTEEAVAWAKDLKRRGFKFLGPTVVYAHMQAVGMVNDHTVDCFCRTQLGGVRYRPETPGSHGKRHPCP is encoded by the coding sequence TTGCCGAGACCTTCTTCCCTCATCCGCTGCCCCTGGCCCACGGCCGGCGACCCGCTGTATCTGGCCTATCATGATGAGGAATGGGGGGTGCCGGTGCATGACGACCGGAAGATTTACGAGTTTCTGGTGCTGGAGGTCTTTCAGGCCGGGCTGTCGTGGCGCACGGTGCTGTACAAGCGAGAGAACTTCCGGAAGGCCTTTGCCGGATTCGACTATCGTAAAGTCGCCCGGTTCGGCCGGCGCGACGTCTCCCGATTGCTCAAGGACGTGGGCATCATTCGAAACCGGCTTAAGATCGAGGCGACGATCCACAACGCGCAACGATTCTTGGAGGTCCGGCGCGAGCACGGCAGCTTCGCAAAATATATGTGGTCGTGGGTGGACCACAAACCCGTACTTCACCGCTTCCGGACGCTGAATGACTATCCGCCCTACACGGAGGAAGCCGTGGCCTGGGCGAAGGATTTGAAGCGGCGCGGCTTCAAATTTCTCGGGCCGACCGTGGTCTACGCCCACATGCAGGCCGTGGGAATGGTGAACGATCACACCGTCGACTGCTTCTGCCGGACACAACTCGGCGGCGTTCGATATCGCCCGGAAACGCCCGGATCACACGGCAAGCGGCACCCCTGCCCGTAA
- a CDS encoding PEP-CTERM sorting domain-containing protein — MKKLSLVLMIASAFVFASTGAARATLLGTDWGSNVSSNLYSIDTSTATATLIGSTGQGPMIGLVVDTDSTIYAISEEPSSNLWTLNSSTGAATLVGTLGFNLQEGDMTIDPGSGQMYVADGIGDALYTVNKTNGAATLVGSFGPLGRDVSGLQFIGSTLYGLALVDSGPDVLLTVDPLTGATTLVGATGTNCGVIAALGQDPSSGTTFMACPDTSFGNDNELYALNLSTGAATLVGPLTGIESSISGFSVSGSPAILTTPEPSGVLLLGAGLAMLGLWGRKKIKALV, encoded by the coding sequence ATGAAAAAATTGAGCCTTGTACTCATGATTGCCTCTGCCTTTGTTTTCGCTTCAACCGGAGCGGCCCGGGCAACCCTTCTCGGCACGGACTGGGGATCCAACGTAAGTTCGAACCTCTATTCGATCGACACAAGCACCGCGACTGCCACCCTGATCGGGTCGACCGGCCAAGGACCCATGATCGGGCTCGTGGTCGACACGGACAGCACGATTTACGCGATCAGCGAGGAGCCAAGCAGCAATCTGTGGACCTTGAATTCCAGCACGGGCGCCGCAACGCTTGTGGGAACCCTTGGGTTCAATTTGCAGGAAGGCGACATGACGATCGATCCCGGCTCCGGCCAAATGTACGTGGCCGACGGCATCGGGGACGCTTTGTACACGGTTAACAAAACCAACGGCGCCGCCACGCTGGTCGGATCCTTTGGACCTCTGGGGCGTGACGTCTCGGGCCTCCAGTTCATCGGCAGCACACTCTACGGGCTCGCGCTGGTAGACTCCGGCCCCGATGTCTTATTGACCGTGGACCCCCTCACGGGCGCGACCACTTTGGTCGGCGCAACCGGCACGAATTGCGGCGTCATCGCGGCGCTGGGACAGGACCCGTCGTCAGGAACGACCTTCATGGCGTGCCCCGACACCTCGTTTGGTAATGACAACGAACTCTACGCCTTGAATCTGTCCACAGGAGCGGCGACGCTGGTTGGGCCTTTAACCGGCATCGAGTCGAGCATTTCGGGCTTTTCCGTGTCGGGTAGTCCCGCCATTTTGACGACCCCTGAACCCTCCGGTGTGCTACTTCTTGGCGCGGGCCTGGCAATGCTTGGGCTATGGGGAAGGAAAAAAATTAAGGCACTAGTCTAA
- a CDS encoding CDGSH iron-sulfur domain-containing protein, with translation MGGAKETRIRVTEDGPYKVSGADLLAMRPVKNHAGRPVGWRRGRSIDHDEPYALCRCGRSSNKPFCDGAHAATSFDGTETAERETAGMRRRNFNGRGLVMTDVKKFCVHAGFCVSEKTEAWDLVRKTTDPAARDKLIGMIRNCPSGRLEYAEPPVDAPVEEPLPREIGIVQNGPLYVRGRIVVEGADGRAYEVRNRMTLCRCGASKNKPFCDGSHAEIGFRD, from the coding sequence ATGGGCGGTGCCAAGGAGACCCGGATCCGGGTGACCGAAGACGGTCCGTACAAGGTATCGGGGGCGGACCTTCTGGCGATGCGACCCGTGAAGAATCACGCCGGCCGCCCGGTCGGATGGCGGCGCGGCCGATCCATCGATCACGACGAGCCCTATGCGCTGTGCCGGTGCGGCCGTTCATCGAACAAACCCTTCTGCGACGGGGCCCACGCGGCGACATCGTTTGACGGAACGGAGACGGCCGAACGGGAGACGGCCGGAATGCGGCGAAGGAACTTCAACGGCCGAGGCCTCGTGATGACGGATGTGAAGAAGTTTTGCGTGCATGCCGGCTTCTGCGTCTCGGAAAAAACGGAAGCTTGGGACCTGGTCCGAAAGACAACGGACCCCGCCGCGCGGGACAAGCTGATCGGCATGATACGGAATTGCCCTTCCGGGCGTTTGGAATACGCCGAGCCTCCCGTCGATGCGCCTGTGGAAGAGCCCCTGCCCCGGGAAATCGGGATCGTCCAGAACGGACCGCTCTATGTCCGGGGCCGCATCGTTGTGGAGGGCGCGGACGGCCGGGCCTACGAAGTGCGCAATCGCATGACCCTCTGCCGTTGCGGGGCTTCGAAGAATAAACCGTTTTGCGACGGGTCGCACGCGGAAATCGGGTTTCGGGATTAG